ACCTGCTGCGGAACCTGGCCGGGTGGCGGGGGCGATTCTCGGCCAACGACTTCCAGAGGATCCGGGAGGCGCTGGAGGGGCGGGCGTACACGCCCCGGTTGCTCGCCGCGCTGGACGGCTTGGTCGCCCGGCTGAAGGCGCAGGAGCAGGAGCGGCAGGCGAAAGCGGCGCGGGAGGCTGCGCAGGTGGCGGCACGTGCGGCGCAGCGGCGGCTCCAGGCGGCCCGGGAGCTGCACGAGCGACTGCTGTCCCGCTGGGGGGTTCTGCGTCCCCAGGACGCCAAGGTCATGCGGGCCCTCGACCCGGCGGTGCTGGTGGACGCGCTGCCCGAGACCTGTCAGGCGTTTCAGGACAACGGAGCGCGACTGACGCTCGACATGGAGCAGGCCGTGCGGACGTACCTGGCCGGGCAGGTGGCTGCGGCCGGGCAGGTGGCTGCGGCCGGGCAGGGGGACTAGAGCATTTGACACAAGAAGATATTTGGGAAGGCGTGGGTGAACCAGCCGAAGACATCGCGCAACGTCACGGCGTTGAGCGCAGTCCAGACGGCGTTGAGCAGAGTAGGCACCTCCCGCCACTCCCCGGCACGGACGAGGGCTTTGACCTTGGAGAACAGCATTTCGATGGGATTGAAGTCCGGGCTGTACGGCGGCAAGAACAGCACCGAGCAACCTTGGGCTTGGATGCGCGTCCGAACGGACGCGCGATGATGCGCCGACAGGTTATCCATCACCACCACCTGTCCAGGGGTGAGGGCTGGGCACAATACTTCCTGGACATACCACTCGAAGATCGGTCCGTTCACCGCGCCCTCGACCACGAGGGGAGCAAACGGACCCGTTGCCTGGACGGCGCAAATCAGCGTGTGATTGCGGCCCCAGTTGCGCGGCACCGCACACCGCACCCGACGGGTGCGGTGTGCTCGTCCGTAGGGGCGAGTCATGGCCGTGTTGAACCCACTCTCGTCGAGAAACACCAGCCGGGCAGGGGTCCGAAGGTACGGTGCCAAGTCGTTCAGGAACTGCTGGCGCCGTTCTTCACTTCGTTCGGAGGCGACCCGCGTTTTTTTTGTAGGTGATGCCGTGCCGCTGGAACACCCGGTCCACCGTGCGGTAGCTGATCCTCAGCCCCGTCTTGGCTTCCAGCTTGCGGGCATGTTCTTCCAACGAGGCGTCGGGGTCCTCCTCCAGCAACTGGAGCAGGACCTGTTCATGCTCGCTCTGCACCGTGCGACGACGTCCCGTGGGTCGCTTCACGGTCTTCAACGTCCCCGCGGCATGTTTCTTCAGATACAGCTCGACCGTCCCCACCCACACCTGGAACGTCTCGGCCACCCGCTGATGGTCTGGGTCCTTCAATGCCGCCGCCACGATCCGTTCTCGCAGGTCCACGCTGTACCCCCGCGCCCCCACCCGTTTCTCCATGCCGTTATTCTGTCAAATGCTCTAGTCCTCCCCGAAGCTGTCGAGGAAGGCCTCCAGCTCGTCGTCGATGTTGAGGGCCTCAATCTTGGGAGGGGACCCGTGCGAGGAGCGTCACAGGAGCGCGCGGAGGGTCTTCGTGTGAGGCACCGGCAGGTCACACGCCCGGCAGGCCGCCTGAATCTCCTGGAGGACCACCCGCGAGGGCCGCGCCCCCCCGGACGGGTCCGTCTGCTGTGCTGCTGGGCCGCTTCGATCAGGGCGGGCGCCGCTAGGCCCAGCACGTCACGCGTCCGGGCCTCGCGGGGGAGCAGGCCACGAAAGCCCCCGCCCTGTTCATACGCCTGGATCCAGCGGTCCAGAGAGAAGGCGGGCAGGTCCCATTCGAACGCGCGCGCGAAACGCCGCCCGGGTATTGCTTCTGAGCCCCAGCGGGAGGAGAGGCTGAATTACCTGCAGCTGAATCTACGCGCGTTGCACCGCCTGAAGCTCGGTGGGCAGCGCCGGGTTGTGGCGAATCCTGGTGGGACCCTGAGGCCACTGCCACCCGCAGGCCTCCAGCACCGCGCGGGCCTGGTGAAAGGCCAGCTCGTCCACCACGTTCAGCCGCAGGAGGGCCAGCGAGGCCCGCTCCTCCGGGGAGTGGAACGCCGCCTCAACCGTGGAAGGCCCCAGCGGCAGCCAGACTCCCTCGTCGACCCGCGGGAGAGGGGCATCCTGCAGCAGCAGGTGGTAGAGCTGGTGGGCACCGGAGGGCGGTTCCGGTTCCTGAGGCGTGCCTACCAGGTCCAGCATGGACACCGGCACCAGCCAGAGGTCGAGCATCAAGCCGCAGGTCTACAAGGGAGGAGTTGGCGTGCGGGAAGGCTAGTTGCGGGGGGGTCTCAAGGATTCACGTGCCCATGCAAAAGCGGAGGAGTGGGGACCGCGGCCCCCACCCCTCTGCCCCAGCGGTGGATTACAGCGCGCCCTTGAGCTGCGTCGCCACCTTGAAGGCGACCTTCCGGCCCGCGGGGATCTGGATGCGCTCGGAGGTGCCGGGGCGCACGCCGGTGCGGGCGGCAGTCTGCTTCACGCTGAGCGTGCCCAGGCCGGGCAACCCCACGCTCTGCCCCTGGCGGAGGGCCTCGACGATGGCGTCCATGGCCGCGTTGACCGCCTGGGCCGCCTGCTTCCTCGTCAGGCCGCTCTTCTCCGCCACCTGCTCCACGAGCTGCGTCTTGGCGACCTTGCCGCCGCGCCCGGTGGTCACCTCGGCGGCGGGCGCGGGCTGCTCGGCCTCGGCGGCGCCGCGTTTCGGGGCTTTGGCGGCAGCAGGCTTCTTGGCCGGGGCCTTCGTCGACTTTTTCGTCATGCTCCGCATCGTGCCTGCCGGACGGCAGAAAGGCAAGCGGGTGTCAGGCCACGCTGGATGACCAACCCCCTCCCGCCGACCCCTGCCCCCAGATCAGAGGGCTCTTCCCCGGCCGCTGGCCCGGGACGCCGCGGGGGGGCTGCCACGACCGCCGCTCCATCCCCGGAGACGCCGGTCCGTGGCGCCTCACCGGGCTCCGCCCCCCGACCCTGGGCCCGGAGAGCGACGCACCTCTGCCTCACAACAGGCCTTGCAGGTCGCGCACCAGGGTGGACTCGTCGAGGCGTGCGTGAACCACATTCCGCACCCGGCCGCGCCGGTCGATGAACACGGTTGTGGGGAGCGTCGCGTGGTACTCATGGAAGATCACCACCCCCGGATCGCGACCGGTCAGGACGCCGAAAAGGAAGGGCGCGTCGTAGCAGGCGAGGTCAAGCGGCGTGACGTGCGCGTGCAGGCTGATCACGGTCAGGTCACGGTCGACATACTCGTCCTGGTAGAGCCGCAGCAACTGGTCGTTGTCCCGGCACACCGCACAGTGCACGTCCCTGAAGAGGATGATCACCGCCTGCCCGCGCAGGGCCGAGAGTCGCACGGCCTGACCGTCGATGGTCTAAACCGCGAAGTCGGGGGCCAGCGGGCCCGGAGGACCCCCGCCGCCCGCCAGAGCACACGTGAACAGAGTGAGGACGACCATCCAGGTGATCCGCCGCATGCCCATGTCTCCCCCCGCCGCGCTTGACCTGGAGTGTACCGGTTGGGCGTCGGGGGCGGTGGGCCGAGGATGAGGAGACCCGGCTCGGTGGCCCCGGGGGAACCTCGACGTCGGGGTCCTCCCGCCCTCTTCCACTGATATAACCGGGACATCTTCAGACGCGGTCTCACGTACCCTGAGCAGCAGGGATGCAGGTCCGCTGACCCCTTTTGCCCCGGAGGCCCCATGAGTACCTCGAACCACGTTCTCGCGCTTGTGAAAAGCCACGTCGACCGGGACGACCAGCAGTTCCTGTCGGTGGCCTTGCAGGTCGCGGCACGCGAGGCCAGGCAGGGACACGGCCACGTGGCGCAGGAACTCCGGAAGCTGATCGACCTCGCCCGCTCGCGGGAGGGCCTCCCGCCGCCAGCTTCCCCCTCCCCGCTGGTGTTTCAGCCGCTGCCGCCCAAGGGGGAACTGGCCTCCCTGCTGTCGGTGTCGCACCCGCGCCAGCGGCTCAAGGACCTGGTCCTGCCCGATGAGACGGCCGGACGCCTGGAGCGGGTGATTCACGAGTACGTGCAGCAGGAACGGCTGCGGGCCTTCGGGCTGACCCCGCGGCGCAAGATTTTGATGATCGGCCCGCCCGGCAGTGGCAAGACGCTGACCGCGCACGCCCTGGCCGGCGAACTGGGGTTGCCGCTCATGACCCTGCTGCTCGAGGGGGTCATCACGAAGTTCATGGGGGAGACGGCGGCGAAACTGCGGACGGTCTTCGAGGCGATGGGCACGATGAGGGGCGTCTACTTCTTCGACGAGTTCGACGCCATCGGCGCAAAACGCAGTGCGGGCAACGACGTGGGGGAGATTCGGCGCGTCCTGAACTCGTTCCTCCAGTTTCTCGAGCAGGACACCTCCACGAGTCTGATCGTCGCGGCCACCAACCACCCGGAACTCCTCGACCCGGCCCTCTTCCGCCGCTTCGACGACGTGATCGAGTACCAGCTGCCCACCCCGGCGGTCATCACCCGCATCCTGAAGAACAAGCTGGCCCGGTTCGCGCCCCCCAAATTCTCCTGGTCGAAGCTGGCTGCCGCCGCCGAGGGGCTGAGCCACGCCGAGGTGGCCCGGGCGGCGGAGGAGGCCGCGAAGACGGCCATTCTGGGTGGGCGCGAGCAGATCGGGGGCACGGAACTGCTCGCGGCGATTGAGGAACGCAAACTTGCTCGCCGCTGACGTGCCGAGCCGCTAAGATGCGGGTCATCCCGCATGACTGAACCGCGACGCGATCTGAACCACCTCTACCTGGAGGGTCCCGGGCAAGCCACACGGTACGAGGTGCAGGGCAACGTCAGGGCGCACATCACGCCGCGCGACGACCGTGCCGCGCACGCAGCGGCCCTGGCGGGTCAGCTCGCGCTGGCCAGGCAGGCACTCTCGGGCCTGCCCCGGGACCCCGCGTTCCCCGAGGGGCCGCAGGGGCAGTACCTCGACTTCGAACTGACGGGGCGTGACGCGGACAAAGCTCTCCTGCAACGGCTGGAGGGTCGGCAACAGGGCATCGAGGTGGCCTCGGTCCGGCGGGACCCGGCGACGAACCGCGTGATTGCGACGGTCGTCGTGCCGGAAACGGCGGCCGGGACCTATGACCGCCGAATCCACGAGTACGCCAGCCAGGACACTCCCGGCGGCCAGCCCAAACGCGCGTCCCTGGTGACGAACATCGAGGGGATCCGGCACGCCGCCCTGCGCTCCATCTTCGTCGGGGACGCCGCGTCGCTGCCCGGGCCGGGGGCGGCCGTGTGGTGGGAGGTCTGGGTCCGGCAGGGCGCGGCCGAGGAGTTCCGTCAGGTCGCGCGGCGGGTGGAACTCACCGTGGCCGAGGAGAGCCTGAGCTTCCCGGACCGGGAGGTGCTGCTCGTGCACGGCTCCTTCGACGCGCTCAGCCGGATCTTCCTCCACACGGTCGTGATGGCGGAGTTGCGCCTGTCGCGTGACACGCCGGACGTGTTCGTGCGCATGAACAATGCCGAGCAGGCCCAGTGGGTGGACGAGGCCGCCACGCGTCTTCTGCCCCCCGACGCGTCGGTGCAGACGGCCGTCCTGCTGCTCGACAGCGGCGTCACGCGGCCCCACCCCCTGATCGCCACGCACCTGCACCCGAACGACTGGCAGACCTGGCACCCCCACTGGGGACCGGACGACTCCGGGTGGGACGGGCACGGCACCGCCATGTCGGGGCTGATCCTGCACGGGGACGTCCTCGCCTTTCTGCTGTCGAGCGCGGCGGCGAGGCTCAGTCACCGGCTGGAGTCCGTGAAGATCCTGCCCCCGGCCGGGCACAACCCCCACCACCTCTACGGGCGCATCACCCAGGACGCGGTGCGGCAGATGGAGGGGACCAACCCCGAGCGGCAGCGCGTCATCTGCCTGGCGGTGACGGCGACCTTCGACGTGAACCGGGGTCGGCCCACGGCCTGGTCCGCCGCCCTCGACCAGCTCACGTCCGGGGGCGGTGACGAGCCCCAGCGCCTCGCGGTGGTGGCGGCCGGGAACAACACGCCCGCGGTTCCCGACCTGTTGAGCGACTACCTGGGGTCGGCCGACACCGCGCAGGTGCACAGCCCCGCCCAGGCGTGGAACGTCCTGACCGTGGGGGCGTACACCGACAAGACCAATCTGCTCGACCCTCGGTACACGGGATGGTGGCCGGTGGCGCCCGGGGGGGACCTGTCCCCGACCAGCAGCACGTCCGTGCTCTGGCAGGAACAGTGGCCCATCAAGCCGGAGATCGTGATGGAAGGCGGCAACCTGATCGTGAACGGGGGCACCTTCGATGCCAAGCACCCGGACGTCCGGTTGCTCACGGCGGATTTCGACCTCACGACGGGGCACCTGCGGGACTTCGGGGACACGAGTGCGGCGTCGGCGCTGGGGGCGCGCATGGCGGCCCAACTCGCGGCGGAGTTCCCGCACTACTGGCCGGAGACGATCCGGGCGCTGATGGTGCACTCCGCCGAGTGGACGCCCGCCATGCAGGCGCGCCTGGCCGGGTCCCGCCGCCTGGATGTCCGGAACCTCCTGCGTCGGTACGGGTACGGCGTCCCCCAGCTGGAGCGGGCCCGCCGCAGCGCGCGGAACGACCTCACGCTGGTCGTCCAGGACGCCCTGCGCCCGTTTGAGGCGGTGGGCAGCCGAACCCGGATGAACGAGATGCACCTGCACCGCTTCCCCTGGTCGGCCATCGACACGGCGGCGCTGGAGGGCCTGGACCTTGAGATGCGCGTCACGCTGTCGTACTTCGTGGAACCCAATCCGAGTGAACGCGGCTACGCCCAGCGGTTCCGCTACGCCTCGCACGGCCTGAGGTTTGCAGTGAAAGGCCCGCTGGAGACCGAGGCGGACTTCAAGGCCCGCATTCAGCGTGAGAGCCTGCCCAACGAGGGGAGCAGCATCCGGGACGCGGGCAACGATCATTGGGCGTTCGGCCCCAGACTCCGGACCTCCGGTTCGATTCACTCGGACCGCTGGCGCGGGGACATCACGACCCTGCAAGCTTGTGAGGCGGTGCTGGTCTACCCTGTCAGCGGGTGGTGGCGCGAGAAACGGGGCGGCACCCCGCCGTACGTGGACCGCGACGCGCGGTACGCCCTGATCGTGAGCCTGCGGGCCGTGGAGGCGGACGTCGACATCTACACGCCCATCGCCACGGCCCTGAGTATCCCCGTGGAGACTACGGTGTGACCGCTGGGGACCCGACTATCAGGTCGACGTGGAGCGGGACCGGTGGTTTCCCCGGTTGCACCAGGGCGGGCCGTCGGGGTCAACCCGCCTCCTCCGCTGGTTGGGTCGGGAGCGGCCTCAGGCGAGCGGCCAGTTTCCCACCGGGTTCTGCCCATTGAAGCAGGGCTCACAAGGTCGGTGCGGGCTCTGCCCCACCGCTTCAGGTCCCCGTCACGCCCGGAGCGCCGAAGGAAGCGGGGAGAGGGCCTTCCCTGTTCAGGCCGCCCCTTCGCGCGGTGTTCTCCGCCGGGCCGGGGCGCACCTGCTGCGGGGCTCAGCCCTCGATCAGGCCGTTCTCGATGGCGAACCGGTCGTCCTGCTCGTCCAGCTCCGCTTCCCGGCCCTCGTTCACCAGGCGTTGAATGCGGGCGGCGCGGTCTTCCTGGGCCGTCTGTTCGGACTGGCCGGTGCGGTCGGGTTGGGTCATCGTTCCAGTGCAGCAGGCCTGCGTGAAGGCCACCGGCCAGCGGTCTCAAGGGCGGCTGAAGTTGGCCCATGACGCCCGCCCGGGAGCGTGCCTCCGGACGGGCGCCGGGCCGGGCGTCTCCTTTCAATCGGTCGAGGAACTCGGCTTGGCCGCAGGACTCGGCGTGCCGCGGGAGAGGAGGGACACGGCGGCCAGGATCACCAGGGCCAGCAGCCCGCCGTACAGGAAGGCGTGGTCGGGCAGTCGCGCGCTCAGGAGGCTCGCCACCGGGTACGAAAAGGCCCACCACAGGTGACTCCACGCGAAGTGCGCCCCGTACACCCGCCCCTGCGCCGCCTCCTCGGTGCGTTCGGCCAGCAGCGTCTCGGTCGGCAGGTTCACCCAGTTCTGCCCCACCCCCGCCACCAGCCACAGGATCATCAGCGGCGCCAGGCCCACCACGTCCCCCGGCAGGATCGCCAGCGAGGTCAGCAGCGCCCCCGCCAGGATGAAGGTCGTCCTCGGCACCCGCCGCCCCGCCGCCCCCACCGCCAGCGAGGCGACCGTCGCCCCCAGGCCGTAGAGCGCCATCACCCAGCCGTACTGCGCCTCGCCGAGATTCAGCCCTCCCTGCACCCGCACCACCGTCACGACCAGGATCAGCGCGCCCGCGACCGCCGCCACCAGTTCCATCAGGAGCGCGAAGCGGACCGGCGCGTCCCGCCACAGCCGGGCCGTGCCGTCCCGCACGTCCGCGAGGGTGCTGCGCTCCACCTCCCCCCGCCCCGCCCGCAGGCTGGGCAGGGTGAGCACCAGCAGGCCCGCCAGCACAAAGGACGCCGCGTCGAAGAAGAACAGACTGCGCCCCCCCACGAAGGCGGCCAGGACCCCGGCCAGCCCGGGGCCGACGATGCCCAGCAACTCGGTCGTCGCGCTGGAGAGCGCGAA
This is a stretch of genomic DNA from Deinococcus aerius. It encodes these proteins:
- a CDS encoding TlpA family protein disulfide reductase, with product MRLSALRGQAVIILFRDVHCAVCRDNDQLLRLYQDEYVDRDLTVISLHAHVTPLDLACYDAPFLFGVLTGRDPGVVIFHEYHATLPTTVFIDRRGRVRNVVHARLDESTLVRDLQGLL
- a CDS encoding IS630 family transposase (programmed frameshift) → MEKRVGARGYSVDLRERIVAAALKDPDHQRVAETFQVWVGTVELYLKKHAAGTLKTVKRPTGRRRTVQSEHEQVLLQLLEEDPDASLEEHARKLEAKTGLRISYRTVDRVFQRHGITYKKTRVASERSEERRQQFLNDLAPYLRTPARLVFLDESGFNTAMTRPYGRAHRTRRVRCAVPRNWGRNHTLICAVQATGPFAPLVVEGAVNGPIFEWYVQEVLCPALTPGQVVVMDNLSAHHRASVRTRIQAQGCSVLFLPPYSPDFNPIEMLFSKVKALVRAGEWREVPTLLNAVWTALNAVTLRDVFGWFTHAFPNIFLCQML
- a CDS encoding HU family DNA-binding protein — translated: MTKKSTKAPAKKPAAAKAPKRGAAEAEQPAPAAEVTTGRGGKVAKTQLVEQVAEKSGLTRKQAAQAVNAAMDAIVEALRQGQSVGLPGLGTLSVKQTAARTGVRPGTSERIQIPAGRKVAFKVATQLKGAL
- a CDS encoding AAA family ATPase, with product MSTSNHVLALVKSHVDRDDQQFLSVALQVAAREARQGHGHVAQELRKLIDLARSREGLPPPASPSPLVFQPLPPKGELASLLSVSHPRQRLKDLVLPDETAGRLERVIHEYVQQERLRAFGLTPRRKILMIGPPGSGKTLTAHALAGELGLPLMTLLLEGVITKFMGETAAKLRTVFEAMGTMRGVYFFDEFDAIGAKRSAGNDVGEIRRVLNSFLQFLEQDTSTSLIVAATNHPELLDPALFRRFDDVIEYQLPTPAVITRILKNKLARFAPPKFSWSKLAAAAEGLSHAEVARAAEEAAKTAILGGREQIGGTELLAAIEERKLARR
- a CDS encoding S8 family peptidase; translated protein: MTEPRRDLNHLYLEGPGQATRYEVQGNVRAHITPRDDRAAHAAALAGQLALARQALSGLPRDPAFPEGPQGQYLDFELTGRDADKALLQRLEGRQQGIEVASVRRDPATNRVIATVVVPETAAGTYDRRIHEYASQDTPGGQPKRASLVTNIEGIRHAALRSIFVGDAASLPGPGAAVWWEVWVRQGAAEEFRQVARRVELTVAEESLSFPDREVLLVHGSFDALSRIFLHTVVMAELRLSRDTPDVFVRMNNAEQAQWVDEAATRLLPPDASVQTAVLLLDSGVTRPHPLIATHLHPNDWQTWHPHWGPDDSGWDGHGTAMSGLILHGDVLAFLLSSAAARLSHRLESVKILPPAGHNPHHLYGRITQDAVRQMEGTNPERQRVICLAVTATFDVNRGRPTAWSAALDQLTSGGGDEPQRLAVVAAGNNTPAVPDLLSDYLGSADTAQVHSPAQAWNVLTVGAYTDKTNLLDPRYTGWWPVAPGGDLSPTSSTSVLWQEQWPIKPEIVMEGGNLIVNGGTFDAKHPDVRLLTADFDLTTGHLRDFGDTSAASALGARMAAQLAAEFPHYWPETIRALMVHSAEWTPAMQARLAGSRRLDVRNLLRRYGYGVPQLERARRSARNDLTLVVQDALRPFEAVGSRTRMNEMHLHRFPWSAIDTAALEGLDLEMRVTLSYFVEPNPSERGYAQRFRYASHGLRFAVKGPLETEADFKARIQRESLPNEGSSIRDAGNDHWAFGPRLRTSGSIHSDRWRGDITTLQACEAVLVYPVSGWWREKRGGTPPYVDRDARYALIVSLRAVEADVDIYTPIATALSIPVETTV
- a CDS encoding MFS transporter, producing MNALAPFSALRNARFARLYAAQTISQIGDAFTWVALALLAYQLAEKDAAVVLGTALTLRVTAFVLFSPLAGVLADRLERRTILVGCHFARAVVIGLMPFVGEVWQVYVLMFLLNSLTAFFTPTNQATVPLVVGREDAGPAFALSSATTELLGIVGPGLAGVLAAFVGGRSLFFFDAASFVLAGLLVLTLPSLRAGRGEVERSTLADVRDGTARLWRDAPVRFALLMELVAAVAGALILVVTVVRVQGGLNLGEAQYGWVMALYGLGATVASLAVGAAGRRVPRTTFILAGALLTSLAILPGDVVGLAPLMILWLVAGVGQNWVNLPTETLLAERTEEAAQGRVYGAHFAWSHLWWAFSYPVASLLSARLPDHAFLYGGLLALVILAAVSLLSRGTPSPAAKPSSSTD